The Oscillospiraceae bacterium genomic sequence TCTTGTGAAAAATTTGAGGGATATTTTGAATAAATCTTGATTTTAAAGGGTTGACAATATTTCTTCGCAGTGATATAATTATTCACGCTTTTGCGTTCTTGGAGGGGTTTCCGTGTTTATAGACATCTCTGATTTGATTGATGATCCGGGCGCGAAAGCAACACGCGAGGGAATCTGTGACTTTGCTGAGTGGCAGAGCGGGATGACACCGATTATCCGACATCCTGTCTCGGTGAAGGCGACCGCTTATAATGACAGCGGCGATATAATGCTTGAGCTCTCTGTTGATTTTATCCTGACCCTTGAATGCGACCGCTGTACCGAGGATTTTGAACTGCCTCGCTCGGAGTCGTTCCTCCACAAACTTAATGATTCCGAATCGGAACTCGGAGACCTCATTAAGCCCGACATCAACGGCCGCCTTGAACTCGATCCCATCGTCTGGGACGACATGATG encodes the following:
- a CDS encoding DUF177 domain-containing protein, translated to MFIDISDLIDDPGAKATREGICDFAEWQSGMTPIIRHPVSVKATAYNDSGDIMLELSVDFILTLECDRCTEDFELPRSESFLHKLNDSESELGDLIKPDINGRLELDPIVWDDMMFCVPQRRLCREGCKGLCVNCGGNLNNGPCGCNNPKPVLFEDEDISGD